A single uncultured Methanolobus sp. DNA region contains:
- a CDS encoding XRE family transcriptional regulator translates to MQEKIKEIAARIRELRDISDISVEEMAGKLALPVDTYSNYEAGEEDIPASILLEIAQTLNVDMSVLLTGEAPRMRVFSVTRKDKGVSAERRKDYKYQNIAANFAHKKAEPFVVRVDPKPEGTPISTNSHPGQEFDYVLEGTLKVVVHNNEIVLEEGDSIFFDSNYAHGMQALGGKPAKFLAVIL, encoded by the coding sequence ATGCAGGAAAAGATCAAAGAAATTGCAGCCCGTATAAGGGAATTACGTGATATTTCCGATATTTCCGTTGAGGAAATGGCCGGAAAGCTGGCATTGCCCGTTGACACTTATTCTAATTATGAGGCCGGAGAAGAGGACATACCTGCAAGTATTCTTCTTGAGATCGCCCAGACCCTGAATGTGGATATGTCAGTGCTTCTTACAGGTGAAGCTCCAAGGATGCGTGTTTTCTCAGTTACACGTAAGGACAAGGGTGTAAGTGCAGAACGCCGCAAGGATTACAAATACCAGAACATTGCTGCAAATTTCGCTCATAAAAAGGCAGAACCTTTTGTTGTTAGGGTCGATCCTAAACCGGAAGGCACACCGATCTCAACTAACAGCCACCCTGGTCAGGAATTCGATTATGTCCTCGAAGGCACACTTAAAGTTGTAGTCCACAACAACGAGATCGTCCTTGAAGAAGGAGACTCCATATTCTTTGATTCAAACTATGCGCATGGAATGCAGGCGCTGGGCGGCAAACCTGCAAAGTTCCTGGCTGTGATATTGTGA
- a CDS encoding TIGR00297 family protein: MAGIPKIFENMEHEYRRQLLHAAFGFLILLFPFIGPEILLILSFLMIFALTFLPEDWPLNRYLYKKPLPGSRDMLTDKINEGLKSAKNLAISVFILMLISALLEFTPYRLPLYVIAGAIAISTFGTSSANFIRHRKQLQVLHCKSNAEKTECCLLPSSIVLLGVGILTAYVAGLWLMHWQDIAIDLNMLFFLVVIGSVTGALFESIPSNIDNNLSVPLGSGMSMWLFSSFGYSVPPQQIFFALVFSMVLGYLAYKTRIADLSALFSATLLGVLIIVFSELFWFVLLLTFFILGGAFTKYKYRYKESIGLAQSKGGVRSYENVFSNSTAALVLAICYGIYPQYADLIIFAYLGTVATATGDTLASEIGTTAHSQPIMITTLKPTQTGVDGAVTVLGEVAALLGSMVIGLLPVLFGRVEDATMAIVVTTAGGFLGTNIDSILGATLQKRGILSNSGVNFVATFAGAAVSGIIYLLLN, from the coding sequence ATGGCAGGCATTCCTAAGATATTTGAGAACATGGAACATGAATACAGAAGGCAACTACTACATGCTGCCTTTGGCTTCCTGATTCTTTTGTTTCCTTTTATAGGCCCTGAGATCCTGCTTATTCTCAGTTTTCTTATGATATTCGCACTGACATTTCTGCCGGAAGACTGGCCACTTAACCGTTATCTATACAAAAAACCACTTCCCGGATCAAGGGATATGCTTACGGATAAAATAAACGAGGGACTTAAAAGTGCAAAGAACCTTGCAATATCTGTATTCATCCTGATGCTGATAAGCGCATTACTGGAATTTACGCCTTACAGACTTCCTTTATACGTGATAGCAGGTGCCATTGCAATATCCACTTTTGGGACAAGTTCTGCAAACTTCATAAGACATCGCAAGCAACTGCAGGTCCTGCATTGCAAGTCAAATGCTGAAAAAACAGAATGTTGTCTGCTGCCTTCCAGTATCGTACTACTGGGCGTAGGAATACTGACAGCCTATGTAGCAGGGCTGTGGCTCATGCACTGGCAGGATATTGCCATTGACCTTAACATGCTCTTTTTCCTTGTGGTAATAGGTTCCGTAACAGGAGCGCTTTTTGAATCGATCCCATCTAACATCGATAACAACCTGTCCGTTCCGCTTGGTTCAGGAATGTCAATGTGGCTTTTCAGCTCTTTCGGATATTCGGTTCCTCCGCAGCAGATATTCTTTGCACTGGTTTTTTCAATGGTTCTTGGTTATCTTGCATACAAGACAAGAATAGCTGATCTTTCTGCTCTTTTCAGCGCTACCCTTCTTGGAGTTCTTATAATTGTATTCAGTGAACTGTTCTGGTTTGTTCTCCTGCTTACTTTCTTCATACTTGGCGGGGCCTTTACCAAGTACAAATACAGATACAAGGAATCCATTGGACTTGCACAGTCCAAAGGCGGTGTCAGAAGCTATGAGAATGTCTTCAGCAACAGCACTGCGGCTCTTGTCCTTGCCATATGTTACGGGATCTACCCGCAATATGCAGACCTGATAATCTTCGCCTACCTTGGTACTGTAGCCACTGCAACCGGAGACACTCTTGCAAGCGAGATAGGAACGACCGCCCATTCACAGCCAATAATGATAACCACATTAAAGCCAACACAAACCGGTGTTGACGGAGCAGTAACCGTTCTTGGAGAAGTTGCAGCCCTGCTTGGTTCCATGGTCATTGGCCTGCTGCCGGTTCTTTTTGGTAGAGTGGAGGATGCGACCATGGCAATTGTCGTGACAACCGCCGGAGGTTTCCTTGGAACTAATATTGACAGTATTCTGGGAGCAACACTTCAGAAGAGGGGCATACTTTCAAACAGCGGCGTGAATTTTGTTGCCACATTTGCAGGAGCTGCAGTGTCCGGAATTATCTATCTCCTGTTAAACTGA
- a CDS encoding ATP-binding protein, whose protein sequence is MHCKEKKAIIAESIPNCESQDNFLCNPDCLRLYQELPLGVLLTDRQRHIHYCNPAFTSITGFSLEEIRGLSMNDIFCCHSHSDNSDPDNDIPEMDNAQVFTCKWNTKLNIEKDIRCKKVEIELNGSDQEIFAWYVEDRSFSFEDKEDFCVDADENSSSSLLHRNLEIERVISFISSTLVAPEDLDDVIVDSLGKTGTLCGASRAYLFRFNDENTTMSNTHEWCIGSVECQKENLQDLPLDMFPWWMAKIEKGEIIHIKEVAKMPPEASAEKEILEMQDITSLLVLPVYVNRNVNGFIGLDNVNATGKWSMEDVTVLGAVANIIGSAIGQKEAQDKLNERNRKLIRAYDELKSMEIMKYEFISNLSHELKTPLNSILGYSELLVDEQLGPLNHKQRKSGIAIYNSSKKLGTLIDSLLYMASVLAGKTCYQFDPIQMENVIDNALNHHEFEATKRKITLKKKITGTLPIIYGDVYFLPQLMYKLIDNALKFTPENGKVTITGIKEDNGIHIEIKDTGIGIAADKLEKIFDPFYQIDGSSTRRYGGNGLGLHIAKKVVDAHKGRIWIESTVGKGASVNIFLPADPRDKISNEESRHPTIYSLV, encoded by the coding sequence ATGCATTGCAAGGAAAAAAAGGCAATTATAGCAGAATCGATACCGAATTGTGAAAGTCAGGATAATTTTTTGTGCAATCCTGATTGTCTCAGGCTATATCAAGAACTTCCATTGGGAGTTCTACTGACTGACAGACAGAGACACATTCATTACTGCAACCCCGCATTCACCAGTATTACAGGATTTTCCCTGGAAGAGATACGTGGTTTATCAATGAATGACATTTTTTGCTGTCATTCCCACAGTGATAATAGCGATCCTGACAATGATATTCCAGAAATGGATAATGCACAGGTGTTCACCTGCAAATGGAACACTAAACTGAATATTGAAAAAGATATTCGATGTAAAAAAGTGGAAATAGAGCTGAATGGTTCAGACCAGGAAATATTTGCATGGTACGTTGAAGACCGCAGTTTCTCTTTTGAAGACAAAGAGGATTTCTGTGTGGATGCTGATGAAAATAGCTCAAGCAGCCTTTTACATAGAAATCTGGAGATCGAACGCGTAATATCTTTTATATCCTCAACTCTTGTTGCACCTGAAGATCTTGATGATGTGATCGTAGACTCCCTTGGAAAGACCGGCACTCTTTGTGGAGCCAGCCGTGCTTACTTATTCAGGTTCAACGATGAAAATACCACCATGAGCAATACCCATGAATGGTGTATCGGATCTGTGGAATGCCAGAAAGAAAATCTTCAGGATCTGCCGCTTGATATGTTCCCATGGTGGATGGCAAAGATCGAAAAAGGCGAAATCATACACATAAAAGAAGTGGCAAAAATGCCACCTGAAGCATCTGCGGAAAAAGAGATACTTGAGATGCAGGATATTACTTCACTTCTTGTGCTTCCTGTTTATGTCAACAGGAATGTGAATGGGTTCATTGGTCTTGACAATGTCAATGCTACTGGAAAGTGGAGTATGGAAGATGTAACTGTTCTTGGAGCCGTTGCAAACATCATTGGCAGTGCCATCGGGCAGAAAGAAGCCCAGGATAAGTTGAATGAGCGCAATAGAAAGCTTATAAGAGCCTATGATGAACTGAAATCCATGGAGATCATGAAATATGAATTCATATCGAATCTCAGTCATGAGCTGAAAACTCCACTTAATTCTATTCTTGGTTACAGTGAACTTCTCGTTGATGAACAACTGGGGCCATTAAATCATAAGCAAAGAAAATCAGGCATTGCTATATACAACAGTTCCAAAAAACTTGGTACACTCATCGATTCATTGCTTTACATGGCAAGTGTGCTTGCTGGCAAGACGTGTTACCAATTCGATCCGATACAGATGGAGAACGTTATTGATAATGCGCTTAATCATCATGAATTTGAGGCAACTAAAAGAAAAATAACTCTCAAGAAGAAAATAACCGGAACACTCCCAATAATATATGGTGATGTTTATTTCCTTCCGCAATTAATGTACAAATTGATAGATAATGCCTTAAAATTCACACCTGAAAATGGCAAAGTTACGATTACAGGGATAAAAGAAGACAATGGGATCCATATTGAAATAAAGGATACAGGAATAGGAATTGCTGCTGATAAACTTGAAAAAATATTTGATCCGTTCTACCAGATAGATGGCTCTTCAACACGCAGATACGGAGGAAATGGTCTTGGACTTCACATTGCTAAAAAGGTGGTCGATGCTCATAAAGGCCGGATATGGATCGAGTCAACTGTAGGTAAAGGAGCCAGCGTAAATATATTTCTTCCAGCTGACCCAAGAGATAAAATATCAAATGAGGAATCTCGCCACCCCACAATTTATAGCCTCGTTTGA
- a CDS encoding NADP-dependent malic enzyme, with product MAENADDKPKITLCKEGDNTLGERSLELHENAGGVIGTCGKVPLNNIEDLSLAYTPGVAEPCTKIAQKQDDVYKYTMKRNSVAVITDGSAVLGLGNIGAHAALPVMEGKALIFKELADIDAIPICIDTTDTEELIRTIKNIAPAFGGINLEDISAPRCFTIEERLRRELPIPVFHDDQHGTAVVVIAGLLNALKITAKNMDEIKVVISGAGAAGKAIALKLIRAGVDPKKLLICDSHGIIHKGRKEGMNPEKDDLAELTNDGVIKGTLADAMQNADVFIGVSAPGIVSKEMVASMSSDPIVFAMANPVPEIMPAEAKKAGARIVASGRSDCPNQINNCLGFPGLFRGALDVCASDITPEMEMAAVYALADMVKDEELNENYIIPGALDRKVVTAVAKAVSNEAINCGVARFLI from the coding sequence ATGGCTGAAAATGCGGATGATAAACCAAAAATAACCCTTTGTAAGGAAGGCGATAATACACTGGGAGAACGCTCACTTGAACTGCACGAGAATGCCGGCGGAGTTATTGGAACATGTGGAAAAGTTCCTCTAAATAATATTGAGGATCTGAGCCTTGCGTATACTCCGGGAGTAGCTGAACCATGCACAAAAATTGCACAAAAACAGGATGATGTTTACAAATACACAATGAAGCGCAATTCTGTTGCAGTTATCACTGACGGCTCAGCAGTTCTGGGTCTTGGGAACATCGGTGCACATGCAGCGCTTCCTGTAATGGAAGGAAAGGCATTGATTTTCAAGGAACTTGCCGATATCGATGCAATTCCTATTTGTATTGACACTACCGATACTGAAGAACTGATCCGGACAATAAAGAACATCGCTCCTGCATTTGGTGGTATCAATCTGGAGGATATCAGTGCTCCGCGCTGTTTTACTATTGAGGAAAGACTTCGCAGGGAACTTCCCATTCCGGTATTCCATGATGACCAGCATGGAACCGCTGTGGTGGTAATTGCCGGTCTTTTGAATGCGCTGAAGATCACCGCAAAGAACATGGATGAGATTAAAGTGGTTATCTCAGGTGCAGGTGCTGCAGGAAAGGCAATAGCTCTTAAACTTATACGTGCAGGTGTCGATCCCAAAAAATTGCTGATATGCGACAGCCATGGAATTATCCATAAAGGCCGCAAGGAAGGTATGAATCCTGAGAAAGATGACCTTGCGGAATTAACTAATGATGGTGTCATAAAAGGCACACTTGCAGATGCAATGCAGAATGCTGATGTATTTATTGGTGTTTCAGCACCGGGAATTGTTAGTAAGGAAATGGTTGCATCCATGTCTTCAGATCCAATTGTCTTTGCCATGGCAAATCCAGTCCCTGAAATTATGCCGGCCGAAGCGAAAAAGGCAGGTGCCAGGATCGTTGCCAGCGGGCGTTCGGACTGTCCTAACCAGATCAACAATTGTCTGGGCTTCCCGGGTCTTTTCCGTGGTGCCCTTGATGTCTGCGCCAGTGACATTACACCTGAAATGGAAATGGCTGCTGTGTATGCACTTGCTGATATGGTAAAAGATGAAGAGCTGAATGAGAACTACATTATTCCCGGTGCTCTTGACAGAAAAGTTGTAACGGCAGTTGCAAAAGCAGTTTCAAACGAGGCTATAAATTGTGGGGTGGCGAGATTCCTCATTTGA
- a CDS encoding Mov34/MPN/PAD-1 family protein produces the protein MSEGIKGTKGIKGIKGIARETLDFIMEVSRSTYPNEFAGLLETKDGIITDVMILPGTESSEINAVLKLFMMPNISAVGSVHSHPSSIIRPSKADLRLFSKTGSHHIIVGHPFGPDNWKCFNGSGEEISLEVLDVELEDDEIL, from the coding sequence ATGAGCGAAGGAATAAAGGGAACTAAGGGAATAAAAGGAATAAAGGGAATTGCAAGGGAAACTCTGGATTTTATAATGGAGGTCAGCAGGTCAACTTATCCTAATGAATTTGCCGGCCTTTTGGAAACAAAAGATGGCATCATCACAGATGTTATGATACTGCCTGGAACTGAATCCAGTGAGATAAATGCAGTTCTAAAACTTTTTATGATGCCAAATATCTCTGCGGTTGGCTCTGTACACAGCCACCCAAGTTCCATTATAAGACCTTCAAAGGCTGACCTCAGGCTGTTCAGCAAAACAGGGAGCCATCATATAATAGTTGGTCATCCTTTTGGGCCTGATAACTGGAAATGCTTCAACGGCAGCGGTGAAGAGATCAGTCTGGAAGTGCTTGATGTTGAGCTTGAGGATGATGAGATCCTCTGA